A single region of the Streptomyces sp. NBC_00236 genome encodes:
- a CDS encoding DUF742 domain-containing protein yields the protein MTPHWEDEETEEDGAGTMVRPYTITRGRTAPERDDFTLITVLTTAHDPRDGHGAAVHPGRLQPEHRMILERCRRPAAVAEVSADLNLPVSVTKILLADLVAQGLLLARAPLSVARAAGGADMGMLAALRDGLGRL from the coding sequence GTGACCCCGCACTGGGAGGACGAGGAGACGGAGGAGGACGGTGCGGGCACCATGGTGCGCCCGTACACCATCACCCGTGGCCGGACCGCCCCCGAGCGGGACGACTTCACCCTCATCACCGTGCTGACGACCGCGCACGACCCGCGGGACGGGCACGGCGCCGCGGTCCATCCGGGCAGGCTCCAGCCGGAGCACCGGATGATCCTGGAGCGCTGCCGGCGTCCCGCCGCGGTCGCCGAGGTCTCCGCGGACCTCAACCTCCCGGTCTCGGTGACCAAGATCCTGCTGGCGGACCTGGTGGCCCAGGGCCTGCTGCTCGCCCGTGCGCCCCTTTCGGTGGCCCGGGCGGCCGGCGGTGCCGACATGGGAATGCTGGCAGCCCTTCGCGACGGACTCGGGAGACTCTGA
- a CDS encoding roadblock/LC7 domain-containing protein has product MTRTTATHQDLDWLLDGLVDSVAETLNAVLLSDDGLVVSHSRTVERSDAERLAAICTGQQSLARGVGQLFNGGDVHQVIVELSDLWLFIISAAQGTHLAVVASQEVDAEIMSLAMHNLVQQVGQKLSTPVRGDFNAFGGGDGPRA; this is encoded by the coding sequence ACCAGGACCTCGACTGGCTGCTCGACGGTCTGGTGGACTCGGTGGCCGAGACCCTGAACGCCGTGCTGCTGTCCGACGACGGTCTGGTGGTGAGCCACTCGCGCACCGTCGAGCGGTCCGACGCCGAGCGGCTGGCCGCCATCTGCACCGGCCAGCAGAGCCTGGCCCGCGGTGTGGGCCAGCTCTTCAACGGCGGCGACGTACACCAGGTGATCGTCGAACTGTCGGATCTGTGGCTCTTCATCATCTCCGCGGCCCAGGGCACGCACCTGGCCGTCGTCGCCTCCCAGGAGGTGGACGCCGAGATCATGTCGCTGGCCATGCACAACCTCGTCCAGCAGGTCGGCCAGAAGCTCAGCACCCCGGTGCGGGGCGACTTCAACGCCTTCGGCGGCGGGGACGGGCCGCGCGCGTGA
- a CDS encoding GTP-binding protein has protein sequence MTISQAAPAAVKILVAGGFGVGKTTLVGAVSEVAPLRTEEFLTKASIGVDDLAGVGQKDTTTVALDFGRITVSPELVVYLFGTPGQERFWFMWNDLVNGALGGVVIADTRRLETSFASIDFFESRDIPFVVAINCFHGHNSRTPDEIRAALDLDPHVPLLVGDVRERSFGRDVLLALVDHLMSLPVAAG, from the coding sequence ATGACCATCAGTCAGGCGGCCCCCGCCGCCGTGAAAATCCTCGTCGCCGGCGGCTTCGGCGTCGGCAAGACCACCCTCGTGGGCGCGGTCAGCGAGGTCGCGCCCCTGCGCACCGAGGAGTTCCTGACCAAGGCCAGCATCGGCGTCGACGACCTGGCCGGTGTCGGACAGAAGGACACGACCACCGTGGCCCTGGACTTCGGCCGGATCACGGTCAGTCCGGAGCTCGTCGTCTACCTGTTCGGCACCCCGGGCCAGGAACGCTTCTGGTTCATGTGGAACGACCTGGTCAACGGAGCCCTCGGCGGCGTCGTCATCGCCGACACGCGCCGGCTGGAGACCAGCTTCGCCTCGATCGACTTCTTCGAGAGCCGGGACATCCCGTTCGTCGTGGCGATCAACTGCTTCCACGGTCACAACAGCCGCACCCCGGACGAGATCAGAGCGGCTCTCGACCTCGATCCGCATGTCCCCCTGCTGGTCGGTGACGTACGCGAGCGGTCGTTCGGCCGTGACGTGCTGCTGGCCCTCGTGGACCACCTGATGAGCCTGCCCGTCGCGGCCGGCTGA
- a CDS encoding FAD-dependent monooxygenase, translating into MATPLRVLIHGGGIGGLTLATALARRGHTVEVAELRDELEALGVGIIQPSNALHVMREIGVLDDCLKAGFEWEVLTIADPAGNTLAEIPQPRMGDAPSNNGIPRPALARILGAAATAAGATIRFGATISELTDDGEGVDVTLSDGSAGRWDLVVGFDGIGSPLRTRLYGDRYTPEYTGFANWRVTVPRQEHVKGVVMGTAGQAAKALLTPITDELMYLGAVFAEPEDFRPDAEKAHEQLKERLPMFSGPVAEALAAVTGPEAVVYSRISQVTVEEPWHVGRVVLAGDAAHASTPHLAQGAAMAVEDALVLAESLDAEADLAAALGAWEARRRPRAMWVQALSRAVLKQETGGETTPEEDELLKVGIPGAAHVLVQPY; encoded by the coding sequence ATGGCAACACCCCTGCGCGTCCTGATCCACGGCGGCGGCATCGGCGGGCTGACGCTCGCCACCGCCCTGGCCCGACGCGGCCACACCGTCGAGGTCGCCGAACTCCGCGACGAGCTGGAGGCCCTGGGCGTCGGCATCATCCAGCCGTCCAACGCCCTGCACGTCATGCGGGAGATCGGGGTCCTCGACGACTGCCTCAAGGCGGGCTTCGAGTGGGAGGTCCTGACCATCGCCGACCCGGCCGGCAACACCCTGGCCGAGATCCCGCAGCCCCGGATGGGCGACGCCCCGTCCAACAACGGCATCCCGCGCCCCGCGCTCGCCCGGATCCTCGGTGCCGCGGCCACGGCCGCCGGCGCGACGATCCGCTTCGGCGCGACCATCTCCGAGCTGACCGACGACGGCGAGGGCGTGGACGTCACCCTGTCCGACGGCTCGGCCGGGCGCTGGGACCTGGTCGTCGGCTTCGACGGCATCGGCTCGCCGCTGCGTACCCGGCTGTACGGCGACCGCTACACCCCCGAGTACACCGGATTCGCCAACTGGCGTGTCACCGTGCCCCGCCAGGAGCACGTCAAGGGCGTCGTCATGGGCACCGCGGGCCAGGCCGCCAAGGCGCTGCTCACTCCGATCACGGACGAGCTGATGTACCTGGGCGCGGTGTTCGCCGAGCCCGAGGACTTCCGGCCCGACGCGGAGAAGGCGCACGAGCAGCTCAAGGAGCGGCTGCCGATGTTCTCCGGCCCGGTCGCCGAGGCGCTCGCCGCCGTCACCGGACCGGAAGCGGTGGTGTACTCGCGGATCTCCCAGGTGACCGTGGAGGAGCCGTGGCACGTCGGCCGGGTCGTCCTGGCCGGTGACGCCGCGCACGCGAGCACCCCGCACCTCGCACAGGGTGCGGCCATGGCCGTGGAGGACGCGCTGGTGCTCGCCGAGTCGCTGGACGCCGAGGCGGACCTCGCGGCCGCTCTCGGTGCCTGGGAGGCCCGCCGCCGCCCCCGTGCCATGTGGGTGCAGGCCCTGTCGCGCGCCGTGCTCAAGCAGGAGACGGGCGGGGAGACGACGCCCGAGGAGGACGAGCTGCTGAAGGTCGGCATCCCGGGTGCCGCGCACGTGCTGGTGCAGCCGTACTGA
- a CDS encoding RidA family protein, which translates to MSPIHRINPAELSPPAGFSHAVTATGSQLVFLAGQTALDQRGDIVGGTLPEQFATALTNLLGALRAAGGAPADLARVTVYATDVADYRANAAELGRIWRRLAGRDYPAMAVIGAVRLWDEQALVEIDGVAVLP; encoded by the coding sequence ATGAGCCCGATCCACCGGATCAACCCCGCCGAACTCTCCCCGCCCGCGGGCTTCTCGCACGCGGTCACCGCCACCGGGAGTCAACTGGTCTTCCTCGCCGGGCAGACCGCCCTCGACCAGCGGGGCGACATCGTGGGAGGCACCCTGCCCGAGCAGTTCGCCACCGCGCTCACCAATCTGCTCGGCGCCCTGCGCGCGGCCGGGGGCGCCCCCGCCGACCTGGCACGGGTCACGGTCTACGCCACCGATGTCGCCGACTACCGGGCGAACGCCGCCGAGCTGGGCCGGATCTGGCGGCGGCTGGCGGGCCGCGACTACCCGGCGATGGCGGTCATCGGGGCGGTGCGGCTCTGGGACGAACAGGCCCTGGTCGAGATCGACGGGGTGGCGGTCCTGCCCTGA